Proteins from a single region of Deinococcota bacterium:
- a CDS encoding DUF2089 domain-containing protein — protein sequence MPTRCPVTGDPLEILLLECPTSGIRIEGRFAPNEFALLPAEHLDFMRLFVKTRGNLKEVERILGLSYPTVRLRFENMLKTLGYEAAEDVADERSEVLAALERGEVTAEEAASRLRALKKR from the coding sequence ATGCCCACCCGCTGCCCCGTCACCGGCGACCCCTTAGAAATCCTCCTGCTCGAGTGCCCGACGAGCGGCATCCGCATCGAAGGGCGCTTCGCCCCCAACGAGTTCGCCCTCCTGCCCGCCGAGCATCTGGACTTCATGCGCCTCTTCGTCAAGACGCGCGGCAATCTAAAGGAGGTCGAGCGCATCTTGGGCCTCTCCTATCCGACCGTCCGCCTCAGGTTCGAGAACATGCTGAAGACGCTCGGCTACGAGGCCGCCGAGGACGTGGCCGACGAGCGCTCGGAGGTCCTGGCGGCGCTGGAGCGCGGCGAGGTCACGGCGGAGGAAGCAGCGTCGCGCCTGCGGGCGCTCAAAAAGCGCTGA